A region of the Desulfobacter postgatei 2ac9 genome:
CCGGCAGGATATATTCCCTCAAATCATTAGGGTTGACAATATCGGCAAAGAAGAGTCCCACAGCCTCCCCCCAGACAATCTGTTGATTTCCAATTCGCAATTCGGCATTTCCCCAACTAAAATCCACGTAGGCATCCCTTAAATCTGTCTGCTTTTTTTGATCACTTTCAACACCTTCATTATAGTTGTCGGTTAGATCAAAGACAGCGTCATAGGACAATCTGCCTCCAAACACATAGGACAAATTATCAGAAACCCTTCCGGATAGATTAAAATTGAAATCTGTTTTAATTTTCGAAAATTGATGGGGTTTTTTCAAACGATAAGCGGTTTGGTTTCTCAAATCACCATTTACGGTCATGGATGCTGCCGTCCGGCTTTTTTCAGGCAACTGCCGGGATGGCATACCGGTATCAAATGAGGGAAAAAGAGCGTCCAGACTTTCCTGGTCCAATTCGCCTGTATTATCCGGCTGAGAAGTATCGGTATTATTTTTTATAGTTTCATCATGATCCATCGACCCAGCATCTTTTTGAACTGTAGTTGATTTGGCAATACCCATAGTTTCGATTTGGTGCTTTTGCTGATGGGCAATATTAAGGTGTCTGTTGGACGCTGATGCGTCAGATGGATCAAGGCTCCATATCCACATGTGGATGACAAAAATAATGAAGCAAAAACAAGCTTTTTCCATCATTGAACGCATGTGAATCCGTATAAAATGGTTTTTAGTATTTTAATTTTTTTAAATAATTTTTCGTAAATACTCTGTCAGGAAAATCATCCAGGGTCATGTTTGAATAATCAATGATGGTCTTCTGACCTTCAACCAAGGGATTATCAAGAACCAGCCGGGTAGGCCTAATTTGGTCTAAAAGCTTTTCATAGTTTGTGTAATAGCAAGTTTTTAAAAGTTTGCCGGAAAAAGCATAAAACTCACCTTTTAAAGGATAATAGGTATCCTTCATCACCCATAAATTAACTTTGTGATAGGTTACCCTTTCATCCTTGGCCGTCAGTTCAAGGATATAAAATTCTTTCCCTTTGATAATCACCGTATCTTTCAGTACAGGATCATAATCTCCTGAAAAATTGGCTCTGGCAATGTCCCCGTTTGCAGCCTCACCGAAAAGTCTTTGCTGAAGAGAAATCCTTAACGGTTTGGAGATATTCTGTAAGAAAGCCCATAAATCATAGCGTAGCATTAAAAGGGAGGTTCCTTTGTCCATCGCGGGTTCCAATGTCTTAATGATGGTTTTATCCTTGCCCTTCATCCATATTTCATAAACAGCAATTTTATCTTCTTTACCCGGTTTTTTGCTGATGATCCTGGCGGTTACCCGGTAATCTTTTTTAGGGGCTCTTATTTCATCTGCATATTCAAGAATTTTTAGGGCTGTAATTTCTTCAGCCGTTAATATTTTTAAAGGAAAAACTGAACATATAAAAATAAGAGCCAGTATTATTGTTATTTGCTTCATAAAAGGATCCTAATAGTGCCTGAGGGCATCCGTAATGTTAAGGTTTGACGCTTTATATGCCGGATAAAAAGAAGATATTAACGAGGCAGCAACAGATATGAACATTGACGAAATCAGAAGATCCGGCACAATTCTTATAAGAGCTGTCCAGCCGACCGTGGCTCCCGGCGGAGGTGGCATGGGAATTCCGAAAAATGATATTATCTTGGCCAGAATCACACCAAGGGCGATACCTGCTGCACCTCCAAGTACCCCAAGAATAAAACCTTCAGCCAAAAACAATCGTAAAACATCATTTTTTTTATATCCCATGGCCATTATTGTCCCGATTTCCCTGGTTCGCTCCCATATAGCCATATTAATGGTATTAAAAATACTCAGGACGACAATAACCATGATAATCAGCTTTAGTATAAAAAACTGTTTTCCATACAATTGAACCGTTTTGTTGTAAAAGTCAGCCAATTGCTTCCATATCTTAAGCTCTAAAGGCAGCTTCCCCTTTTGAATGATTTTCAACACTTCATCTCTTGCTTTTTCCGTGTTTTCAGTCCGGTCCAGAAGAACTACCAGGGTCTGGACCCCCTCAGTCCGTATTAAATTTTGCGCCATTTCAATGGGAAGCCTTAGCGCCCTGTCATCAAACTCTTTAGCTGCTGTAAAAAATATTCCTTTTACATTCATGTCAAAGGCGTTTAGAGACCCGCCCACTGTATTTGTCAGCAATACCAATGAGTCCCCTGGCTTTGCCCCTAAATTTTTAGCAAGCCCTCTTCCAAGAATGACCTCAAATTGATCCTTTTTGGCAAGATTATCCCCCTCCTGGATAGCAAGCCCGGTCTCAGCATCTTTAATATTTTCAATTTTATTTAAAAGCAACTCGCCTTCCGGATTAACCCCCTCACAAAAAACAGAAACCGTATTATCTCCTGTACTGATCATTCCTGAAAAAGCGATCCTTGGTGTCACCAATGTAACATGCTCTATAGCAGAAATTTGCCGGATAATTTCTTCAGTATCCTCAATCAAATAATCAAAGGGTGCTGATGCGCCATGATCGATGTAACCTTTGGCATATATTTGGACGTGTCCCAAATGGCTGTGAATCACAGCCTCTCTCATCTGCAAAAACGTATCTTCAAAGAACCCCCCGGCAATGATGATAGAAACCGATCCGAAAGCGATGGCGGCAAGGGTTATGAGCGTCCTGATTTTATTTCTGAATACGTTTCTTATTGCCAGCTTGATACTGATTGGAATGTTCATTTGTTTACTCTTCAGTTGATCTTCTACCTTGAACCCGGTTCCGGTAATCACCATCACAATTGCCATTTTTTTTTATATTACCTTTCCGGTCAAAATAATCGTGTTCCACAATTTTACCGTCAGTAATTCGGATAATCCGGCTGGCCATTTGCATGACCTTTAAATCATGGGTTGAGAAGATAAACAACGTATTTGAATCTTCATTTATTTTTTTCATGATATTCAGCACATCTTCGCCTGTTTTCTGATCTAGGTTGGCTGTCGGTTCATCCGCCAGTATGATCCTGGGTTCCGTTACCAGAGCCCGGGCAATGGCCACCCGCTGCCGCTGCCCTCCGCTCAATTCATCCGGCCTGTTTTTCATATACTTTTCCAGATCCACACTTTCCAGGGATGCTCTTACCCGGTCTGAACGCTCGCCCCTGTTCCTAACGGTTTTCAACAGAGGATATTCCACATTTTCAAACGCTGACAGCACCGGTATCAGGTTGAAGGTTTGAAAGATGAAGGAAAGCTTGGCAAGCCGGATGTCAGCCAGCCGATTGGAAGAGAGCGTGGACACCTCTTCGCCGTCTATTTTGATACTCCCGCTGCTGGGCTTGTCAATACATCCAATCAGGTTTAAAAGTGTTGTTTTGCCGCTACCCGAAGGGCCGGCAATGGCAAGGAATTCTCCCTCGTTGATTTCAATATTGATATCATCCAGTGCCTGCACCTTTGTCTTGCCCAGATAAAATACCCGTGAGACCTTTTCGGTTTTTACAACAACCCCGGCCATTAGATAACTCCCCCCTCCTATTTTGATTCAAACTCAACATCCCAATAAATTTCAGACAACGGCAATTCACAATTAACTGATTCCATTTTTAGAATCCGGTCTGCACCTTTGTATGAACGGTATAGCCAGCCATCACCACTGCGTGTATATTGTTCAACACGACACTCTTTTTGGGAAACAAGGATATATTCTTGAAGCGTGGGGATCGTTTGGTAATAAGCAAACTTTTTCCCTCTATCAAATACTTCCGTTGAATCTGAGAGAATCTCCATGATGACAACCGGGTTCGTCAATGTGTCAAATTCATCATCCTCAAACTCTGCATCACCGCAATAAATTACAATATCCGGGTAAACATAATTCTCGGCAATTTTAACCCGCATGTCATTGGAAAACAGATTACAAGTGGATTTATCTGCTTTGAATTTTCCCCCTAACGCTACTGTAAGATTAACATTGATACGGTTATGATTTCTTCCGGCCCCAACCATGGCAAAAGCTTCACCATCAAAAAATTCATATTTAATATCAAGGGCGCTTTTTTCAAGTGCAAGATATTCCCCCGGTGTCATCTTATTTTTATCCTGCAGTTGTGCGGTCATATCCCTTAATCCTTCCCTCTTAATTTTTAAAAAGAATGAGACAACAAGCCTCAGATCTAAATTAAAAAGCTTTCAATGCC
Encoded here:
- a CDS encoding ABC transporter ATP-binding protein encodes the protein MAGVVVKTEKVSRVFYLGKTKVQALDDINIEINEGEFLAIAGPSGSGKTTLLNLIGCIDKPSSGSIKIDGEEVSTLSSNRLADIRLAKLSFIFQTFNLIPVLSAFENVEYPLLKTVRNRGERSDRVRASLESVDLEKYMKNRPDELSGGQRQRVAIARALVTEPRIILADEPTANLDQKTGEDVLNIMKKINEDSNTLFIFSTHDLKVMQMASRIIRITDGKIVEHDYFDRKGNIKKNGNCDGDYRNRVQGRRSTEE
- a CDS encoding ABC transporter permease codes for the protein MNIPISIKLAIRNVFRNKIRTLITLAAIAFGSVSIIIAGGFFEDTFLQMREAVIHSHLGHVQIYAKGYIDHGASAPFDYLIEDTEEIIRQISAIEHVTLVTPRIAFSGMISTGDNTVSVFCEGVNPEGELLLNKIENIKDAETGLAIQEGDNLAKKDQFEVILGRGLAKNLGAKPGDSLVLLTNTVGGSLNAFDMNVKGIFFTAAKEFDDRALRLPIEMAQNLIRTEGVQTLVVLLDRTENTEKARDEVLKIIQKGKLPLELKIWKQLADFYNKTVQLYGKQFFILKLIIMVIVVLSIFNTINMAIWERTREIGTIMAMGYKKNDVLRLFLAEGFILGVLGGAAGIALGVILAKIISFFGIPMPPPPGATVGWTALIRIVPDLLISSMFISVAASLISSFYPAYKASNLNITDALRHY
- a CDS encoding outer membrane lipoprotein-sorting protein, whose amino-acid sequence is MKQITIILALIFICSVFPLKILTAEEITALKILEYADEIRAPKKDYRVTARIISKKPGKEDKIAVYEIWMKGKDKTIIKTLEPAMDKGTSLLMLRYDLWAFLQNISKPLRISLQQRLFGEAANGDIARANFSGDYDPVLKDTVIIKGKEFYILELTAKDERVTYHKVNLWVMKDTYYPLKGEFYAFSGKLLKTCYYTNYEKLLDQIRPTRLVLDNPLVEGQKTIIDYSNMTLDDFPDRVFTKNYLKKLKY
- a CDS encoding Uma2 family endonuclease — translated: MTAQLQDKNKMTPGEYLALEKSALDIKYEFFDGEAFAMVGAGRNHNRINVNLTVALGGKFKADKSTCNLFSNDMRVKIAENYVYPDIVIYCGDAEFEDDEFDTLTNPVVIMEILSDSTEVFDRGKKFAYYQTIPTLQEYILVSQKECRVEQYTRSGDGWLYRSYKGADRILKMESVNCELPLSEIYWDVEFESK